From the genome of Cryptococcus neoformans var. neoformans B-3501A chromosome 1, whole genome shotgun sequence, one region includes:
- a CDS encoding hypothetical protein (Similar to gi|46120344|ref|XP_384995.1| hypothetical protein FG04819.1 [Gibberella zeae PH-1], FASTA scores: opt: 845, E(): 4.3e-51, (42.105% identity (70.279% similar) in 323 aa overlap (6-320:5-316))) has product MSPAIPPFDSLPIDKSGPPYNAWGLYGSEDELGRLHLITQEAVKRGRDTITEGISINLNLPMNFFPAHPSRKRLERKIVCSGHSNDDELSFNTQSSTQWDGLKHYPYQHFPEEGQYRFYNGMTLEEASDSSITKLGIHNFAQKPITSCAHLLDIPLYLSRHSLPPLSPFSASSTISLDILIACAEESKVNIQPGDILIVRTGFTDELLKLSEEMRDQLRKREVNGSCGVAHGKEILKWHWEKGIAAVVADCPSYEAWPSQQLTAHQVFISGWGLPIGELFDLAELAKKCEEIRRWTFFFTSMPLNVIGGIASPPNAQAIL; this is encoded by the exons ATGAGCCCAGCTATTCCGCCCTTCGACTCACTCCCAATCGATAAATCGGGTCCACCTTACAATGCCTGGGGTTTGTACGGCTCGGAGGACGAACTCGGTCGTCTACACCTCATCACCCAGGAAGCAGTCAAGAGAGGTCGCGATACAATCACAGAGGGAATCTCTATCAATCTCAA TTTGCCTATGAACTTCTTCCCAGCTCATCCCTCCAGAAAGCGTCTAGAACGCAAAAT CGTTTGCAGCGGTCACTCAaacgacgacgaacttTCGTTCAATACCCAATCGTCCACACAGTGGGATGGGCTCAAGCACTATCCATATCAACATTTCCCTGAGGAAGGCCAATATAG GTTCTATAATGGTATGACTCTGGAGGAAGCTAGCGATTCGTCGATCACCAAACTTGGTATCCACA ACTTTGCCCAAAAACCGATAACCTCCTGCGCTCACCTGCTTGACATTCCCCTCTACCTCTCGCGTCACTCCTTGCCTCCTTTATCACCCTTTTCAGCATCTTCGACCATTTCCCTCGACATCCTCATTGCTTGTGCCGAAGAGTCAAAAGTCAACATCCAGCCGGGAGATATCCTCATTGTAAGAACCGGTTTTACGGACGAGTTATTGAAGTTGAgcgaggagatgagggatcagttgaggaagagagaagttAATGGGAGTTGCGGCGTTGCGCATGGGAAGGAGATCTTGAAATGGCATTGGGAGAAAGGGATAGCTGCGGTTGTTGCTGATTG CCCATCATACGAAGCCTGGCCCTCACAGCAGCTTACCGCACATCAAGTTTTTATTTCTGGTTGGGGTCTTCCTATTGGCGAACTCTTTGACCTCGCAGAGCTGGCGAAGAAATGTGAGGAGATCAGGAGGTGGACGTTCTTCTTTACGAGTATGCCGTTGAATGTTATTGGAGGTATTGCAAGTCCACCAAACGCACAGGCTATTCTTTAG